A region from the Macadamia integrifolia cultivar HAES 741 unplaced genomic scaffold, SCU_Mint_v3 scaffold457, whole genome shotgun sequence genome encodes:
- the LOC122068757 gene encoding YTH domain-containing protein ECT4 isoform X1 — MASLRVSSWGGSHSMEYIGSEHGSKENYLIKGAKSISLLTPQPCEEIEIMENEGAPEFMVDQGLYYTTANNYYGYYCTGFESPGEWDDRHRFFGLDGPDPNYAGLQTESLPYVYYTPSYGYAQSPYNPYNPYIPGAIVGMDSPFVGMQQYVTGPSSQPNVSSPAYFPLVVQSRPEILPSSLQDPSLFSTGVSKLNKADAPGSKHNLPSASAEIFPSPPRPALGNLKPELADTSFNPSRSSFKISEESKANVAPNNQLGSSHLASHHGTQGRNTPGSIQAADHFSAERVSSLRNSLKVALPVSNGYSDFGLNARGWPTVDKLRPRLQYGGVLSNGNGSPDVLGEQNRGPRTSRSRSQWASSFSVNAYTTKAGDIDAAGNIIIHPEQYNKDDFPVKYVDAKFFVIKSYSEDDVHKSIKYNVWSSTPNGNKRLDSTYEDAQRIAAGKPRGCPVFLFFSVNASGQFCGVAEMIGPVDFHKDMDFWQQDKWSGSFPVKWHIIKDVPNSNFRHIILENNENKPVTNSRDTQEIRYKQGSEMLTIFKNYTSKTSMLDDFMFYEERQKIMYEEKARLLIKTYEGSFLVPTSVPPEKPNVLVDVSLKAEEKPTEHNDLDSAGRTTVSTSEQEPLKSVSTDSSISTKDDYDHKVGQDVNDVTTVLKIGSLTISPKQAEVKTSNEKTATVIEPEPNHVVTVGSMPVNVLGSLPGILMVGTIPVNPKAPKIDKECVLASDGNPV, encoded by the exons ATGgcttcacttagggtttcttcgTG GGGTGGCAGTCACAGTATGGAATATATTGGTTCTGAACATGGAAGTAAGGAGAATTATCTG ATTAAAGGTGCCAAGTCAATCTCACTCTTAACACCTCAGCCTTgtgaagaaattgaaattatgGAAAACGAAGGAGCCCCTGAGTTCATGGTTGACCAGGGCTTATACTATACTACTGCCAACAATTATTATGGGTATTACTGTACAG GATTTGAATCCCCTGGCGAATGGGATGACCGCCataggttttttggtttagatGGTCCGGATCCCAATTACGCT GGTTTGCAAACAGAAAGTTTGCCTTATGTATATTATACACCTAGCTATGGATATGCACAGTCTCCATACAATCCATACAATCCTTACATACCTGGTGCTATTGTTGGAATGGATAGCCCCTTTGTAGGAATGCAACAGTATGTTACTGGTCCCAGTTCACAGCCTAATGTTTCCTCACCTGCTTATTTTCCTCTTGTTGTTCAATCTAGACCAGAAATCCTCCCAAGTAGTTTACAAGATCCATCCTTGTTTAGTACTGGTGTGTCTAAGCTCAATAAAGCTGATGCCCCAGGCTCAAAGCATAACCTTCCATCAGCATCTGCAGAAATATTCCCATCCCCTCCAAGGCCTGCCTTGGGGAATTTGAAACCTGAGCTTGCTGATACTTCTTTCAATCCATCCCGTTCTTCATTTAAAATATCAGAAGAATCTAAAGCAAATGTGGCACCGAATAATCAGCTTGGTAGTTCACATTTAGCTTCGCATCATGGTACTCAG GGTAGAAATACTCCTGGTTCAATTCAAGCTGCTGATCACTTCTCAGCTGAAAGGGTTTCATCTCTTCGCAATTCGTTGAAAGTTGCACTCCCTGTTAGCAATGGTTACTCTGACTTTGGACTGAATGCCCGTGGATGGCCTACAGTGGATAAACTTAGGCCAAGACTGCAGTATGGTGGAGTTCTAAGTAATGGAAATGGAAGCCCAGATGTGTTGGGTGAGCAGAACCGGGGCCCTAGAACAAGCAGATCAAGAAGTCAATGGGCATCATCCTTCTCTGTTAATGCCTACACAACAAAGGCTGGTGATATTGATGCAGCAGGAAACATCATTATCCATCCTGAGCAGTACAACAAAGATGATTTTCCTGTTAAATATGTGGATGCCaaattttttgtaataaaaTCCTACAGTGAGGATGATGTGCATAAGAGCATTAAGTATAACGTTTGGTCAAGTACTCCCAATGGAAACAAGAGGCTGGATAGCACATACGAGGACGCACAGAGAATAGCTGCAGGAAAACCAAGAGGCTGTCCTGTCTTTctgttcttctct GTCAATGCAAGTGGGCAATTCTGTGGGGTTGCAGAGATGATAGGTCCTGTTGACTTCCACAAGGACATGGATTTCTGGCAGCAAGATAAATGGAGTGGTAGCTTCCCTGTTAAATGGCACATAATAAAGGATGTGCCAAACTCTAATTTCCGGCACATTATATTAGAGAACAATGAGAACAAGCCAGTGACTAATAGCAGAGACACACAAGAG ATAAGATATAAACAAGGATCAGAGATGCTAACCATATTCAAGAATTACACCTCAAAGACATCTATGCTCGATGACTTCATGTTCTATGAGGAGAGGCAGAAGATCATGTACGAGGAGAAAGCCAGACTCCTAATTAAAACCTATGAGGGTTCCTTTTTGGTGCCAACATCTGTTCCTCCAGAGAAACCAAATGTTTTGGTAGATGTATCTTTGAAGGCAGAAGAGAAGCCTACTGAACATAATGACCTGGACAGCGCAGGGAGGACAACGGTATCGACTAGTGAGCAAGAACCTTTGAAATCTGTTTCCACAGACTCTTCAATTAGTACGAAGGATGATTATGATCACAAGGTGGGACAAGATGTAAATGATGTCACAACTGTTCTGAAGATTGGTTCTCTCACTATTAGCCCTAAACAAGCTGAAGTTAAAACTTCCAATGAGAAAACTGCGACAGTAATAGAACCTGAACCTAATCATGTTGTCACAGTGGGTTCAATGCCTGTCAATGTATTGGGATCGTTGCCTGGGATTTTGATGGTAGGGACAATTCCAGTCAATCCAAAAGCACCAAAGATTGATAAAGAATGTGTTCTTGCTTCAGATGGTAACCCAGTCTAA
- the LOC122068757 gene encoding YTH domain-containing protein ECT4 isoform X2 produces the protein MEYIGSEHGSKENYLIKGAKSISLLTPQPCEEIEIMENEGAPEFMVDQGLYYTTANNYYGYYCTGFESPGEWDDRHRFFGLDGPDPNYAGLQTESLPYVYYTPSYGYAQSPYNPYNPYIPGAIVGMDSPFVGMQQYVTGPSSQPNVSSPAYFPLVVQSRPEILPSSLQDPSLFSTGVSKLNKADAPGSKHNLPSASAEIFPSPPRPALGNLKPELADTSFNPSRSSFKISEESKANVAPNNQLGSSHLASHHGTQGRNTPGSIQAADHFSAERVSSLRNSLKVALPVSNGYSDFGLNARGWPTVDKLRPRLQYGGVLSNGNGSPDVLGEQNRGPRTSRSRSQWASSFSVNAYTTKAGDIDAAGNIIIHPEQYNKDDFPVKYVDAKFFVIKSYSEDDVHKSIKYNVWSSTPNGNKRLDSTYEDAQRIAAGKPRGCPVFLFFSVNASGQFCGVAEMIGPVDFHKDMDFWQQDKWSGSFPVKWHIIKDVPNSNFRHIILENNENKPVTNSRDTQEIRYKQGSEMLTIFKNYTSKTSMLDDFMFYEERQKIMYEEKARLLIKTYEGSFLVPTSVPPEKPNVLVDVSLKAEEKPTEHNDLDSAGRTTVSTSEQEPLKSVSTDSSISTKDDYDHKVGQDVNDVTTVLKIGSLTISPKQAEVKTSNEKTATVIEPEPNHVVTVGSMPVNVLGSLPGILMVGTIPVNPKAPKIDKECVLASDGNPV, from the exons ATGGAATATATTGGTTCTGAACATGGAAGTAAGGAGAATTATCTG ATTAAAGGTGCCAAGTCAATCTCACTCTTAACACCTCAGCCTTgtgaagaaattgaaattatgGAAAACGAAGGAGCCCCTGAGTTCATGGTTGACCAGGGCTTATACTATACTACTGCCAACAATTATTATGGGTATTACTGTACAG GATTTGAATCCCCTGGCGAATGGGATGACCGCCataggttttttggtttagatGGTCCGGATCCCAATTACGCT GGTTTGCAAACAGAAAGTTTGCCTTATGTATATTATACACCTAGCTATGGATATGCACAGTCTCCATACAATCCATACAATCCTTACATACCTGGTGCTATTGTTGGAATGGATAGCCCCTTTGTAGGAATGCAACAGTATGTTACTGGTCCCAGTTCACAGCCTAATGTTTCCTCACCTGCTTATTTTCCTCTTGTTGTTCAATCTAGACCAGAAATCCTCCCAAGTAGTTTACAAGATCCATCCTTGTTTAGTACTGGTGTGTCTAAGCTCAATAAAGCTGATGCCCCAGGCTCAAAGCATAACCTTCCATCAGCATCTGCAGAAATATTCCCATCCCCTCCAAGGCCTGCCTTGGGGAATTTGAAACCTGAGCTTGCTGATACTTCTTTCAATCCATCCCGTTCTTCATTTAAAATATCAGAAGAATCTAAAGCAAATGTGGCACCGAATAATCAGCTTGGTAGTTCACATTTAGCTTCGCATCATGGTACTCAG GGTAGAAATACTCCTGGTTCAATTCAAGCTGCTGATCACTTCTCAGCTGAAAGGGTTTCATCTCTTCGCAATTCGTTGAAAGTTGCACTCCCTGTTAGCAATGGTTACTCTGACTTTGGACTGAATGCCCGTGGATGGCCTACAGTGGATAAACTTAGGCCAAGACTGCAGTATGGTGGAGTTCTAAGTAATGGAAATGGAAGCCCAGATGTGTTGGGTGAGCAGAACCGGGGCCCTAGAACAAGCAGATCAAGAAGTCAATGGGCATCATCCTTCTCTGTTAATGCCTACACAACAAAGGCTGGTGATATTGATGCAGCAGGAAACATCATTATCCATCCTGAGCAGTACAACAAAGATGATTTTCCTGTTAAATATGTGGATGCCaaattttttgtaataaaaTCCTACAGTGAGGATGATGTGCATAAGAGCATTAAGTATAACGTTTGGTCAAGTACTCCCAATGGAAACAAGAGGCTGGATAGCACATACGAGGACGCACAGAGAATAGCTGCAGGAAAACCAAGAGGCTGTCCTGTCTTTctgttcttctct GTCAATGCAAGTGGGCAATTCTGTGGGGTTGCAGAGATGATAGGTCCTGTTGACTTCCACAAGGACATGGATTTCTGGCAGCAAGATAAATGGAGTGGTAGCTTCCCTGTTAAATGGCACATAATAAAGGATGTGCCAAACTCTAATTTCCGGCACATTATATTAGAGAACAATGAGAACAAGCCAGTGACTAATAGCAGAGACACACAAGAG ATAAGATATAAACAAGGATCAGAGATGCTAACCATATTCAAGAATTACACCTCAAAGACATCTATGCTCGATGACTTCATGTTCTATGAGGAGAGGCAGAAGATCATGTACGAGGAGAAAGCCAGACTCCTAATTAAAACCTATGAGGGTTCCTTTTTGGTGCCAACATCTGTTCCTCCAGAGAAACCAAATGTTTTGGTAGATGTATCTTTGAAGGCAGAAGAGAAGCCTACTGAACATAATGACCTGGACAGCGCAGGGAGGACAACGGTATCGACTAGTGAGCAAGAACCTTTGAAATCTGTTTCCACAGACTCTTCAATTAGTACGAAGGATGATTATGATCACAAGGTGGGACAAGATGTAAATGATGTCACAACTGTTCTGAAGATTGGTTCTCTCACTATTAGCCCTAAACAAGCTGAAGTTAAAACTTCCAATGAGAAAACTGCGACAGTAATAGAACCTGAACCTAATCATGTTGTCACAGTGGGTTCAATGCCTGTCAATGTATTGGGATCGTTGCCTGGGATTTTGATGGTAGGGACAATTCCAGTCAATCCAAAAGCACCAAAGATTGATAAAGAATGTGTTCTTGCTTCAGATGGTAACCCAGTCTAA
- the LOC122068757 gene encoding YTH domain-containing protein ECT4 isoform X3: MEIKGAKSISLLTPQPCEEIEIMENEGAPEFMVDQGLYYTTANNYYGYYCTGFESPGEWDDRHRFFGLDGPDPNYAGLQTESLPYVYYTPSYGYAQSPYNPYNPYIPGAIVGMDSPFVGMQQYVTGPSSQPNVSSPAYFPLVVQSRPEILPSSLQDPSLFSTGVSKLNKADAPGSKHNLPSASAEIFPSPPRPALGNLKPELADTSFNPSRSSFKISEESKANVAPNNQLGSSHLASHHGTQGRNTPGSIQAADHFSAERVSSLRNSLKVALPVSNGYSDFGLNARGWPTVDKLRPRLQYGGVLSNGNGSPDVLGEQNRGPRTSRSRSQWASSFSVNAYTTKAGDIDAAGNIIIHPEQYNKDDFPVKYVDAKFFVIKSYSEDDVHKSIKYNVWSSTPNGNKRLDSTYEDAQRIAAGKPRGCPVFLFFSVNASGQFCGVAEMIGPVDFHKDMDFWQQDKWSGSFPVKWHIIKDVPNSNFRHIILENNENKPVTNSRDTQEIRYKQGSEMLTIFKNYTSKTSMLDDFMFYEERQKIMYEEKARLLIKTYEGSFLVPTSVPPEKPNVLVDVSLKAEEKPTEHNDLDSAGRTTVSTSEQEPLKSVSTDSSISTKDDYDHKVGQDVNDVTTVLKIGSLTISPKQAEVKTSNEKTATVIEPEPNHVVTVGSMPVNVLGSLPGILMVGTIPVNPKAPKIDKECVLASDGNPV, encoded by the exons ATGGAA ATTAAAGGTGCCAAGTCAATCTCACTCTTAACACCTCAGCCTTgtgaagaaattgaaattatgGAAAACGAAGGAGCCCCTGAGTTCATGGTTGACCAGGGCTTATACTATACTACTGCCAACAATTATTATGGGTATTACTGTACAG GATTTGAATCCCCTGGCGAATGGGATGACCGCCataggttttttggtttagatGGTCCGGATCCCAATTACGCT GGTTTGCAAACAGAAAGTTTGCCTTATGTATATTATACACCTAGCTATGGATATGCACAGTCTCCATACAATCCATACAATCCTTACATACCTGGTGCTATTGTTGGAATGGATAGCCCCTTTGTAGGAATGCAACAGTATGTTACTGGTCCCAGTTCACAGCCTAATGTTTCCTCACCTGCTTATTTTCCTCTTGTTGTTCAATCTAGACCAGAAATCCTCCCAAGTAGTTTACAAGATCCATCCTTGTTTAGTACTGGTGTGTCTAAGCTCAATAAAGCTGATGCCCCAGGCTCAAAGCATAACCTTCCATCAGCATCTGCAGAAATATTCCCATCCCCTCCAAGGCCTGCCTTGGGGAATTTGAAACCTGAGCTTGCTGATACTTCTTTCAATCCATCCCGTTCTTCATTTAAAATATCAGAAGAATCTAAAGCAAATGTGGCACCGAATAATCAGCTTGGTAGTTCACATTTAGCTTCGCATCATGGTACTCAG GGTAGAAATACTCCTGGTTCAATTCAAGCTGCTGATCACTTCTCAGCTGAAAGGGTTTCATCTCTTCGCAATTCGTTGAAAGTTGCACTCCCTGTTAGCAATGGTTACTCTGACTTTGGACTGAATGCCCGTGGATGGCCTACAGTGGATAAACTTAGGCCAAGACTGCAGTATGGTGGAGTTCTAAGTAATGGAAATGGAAGCCCAGATGTGTTGGGTGAGCAGAACCGGGGCCCTAGAACAAGCAGATCAAGAAGTCAATGGGCATCATCCTTCTCTGTTAATGCCTACACAACAAAGGCTGGTGATATTGATGCAGCAGGAAACATCATTATCCATCCTGAGCAGTACAACAAAGATGATTTTCCTGTTAAATATGTGGATGCCaaattttttgtaataaaaTCCTACAGTGAGGATGATGTGCATAAGAGCATTAAGTATAACGTTTGGTCAAGTACTCCCAATGGAAACAAGAGGCTGGATAGCACATACGAGGACGCACAGAGAATAGCTGCAGGAAAACCAAGAGGCTGTCCTGTCTTTctgttcttctct GTCAATGCAAGTGGGCAATTCTGTGGGGTTGCAGAGATGATAGGTCCTGTTGACTTCCACAAGGACATGGATTTCTGGCAGCAAGATAAATGGAGTGGTAGCTTCCCTGTTAAATGGCACATAATAAAGGATGTGCCAAACTCTAATTTCCGGCACATTATATTAGAGAACAATGAGAACAAGCCAGTGACTAATAGCAGAGACACACAAGAG ATAAGATATAAACAAGGATCAGAGATGCTAACCATATTCAAGAATTACACCTCAAAGACATCTATGCTCGATGACTTCATGTTCTATGAGGAGAGGCAGAAGATCATGTACGAGGAGAAAGCCAGACTCCTAATTAAAACCTATGAGGGTTCCTTTTTGGTGCCAACATCTGTTCCTCCAGAGAAACCAAATGTTTTGGTAGATGTATCTTTGAAGGCAGAAGAGAAGCCTACTGAACATAATGACCTGGACAGCGCAGGGAGGACAACGGTATCGACTAGTGAGCAAGAACCTTTGAAATCTGTTTCCACAGACTCTTCAATTAGTACGAAGGATGATTATGATCACAAGGTGGGACAAGATGTAAATGATGTCACAACTGTTCTGAAGATTGGTTCTCTCACTATTAGCCCTAAACAAGCTGAAGTTAAAACTTCCAATGAGAAAACTGCGACAGTAATAGAACCTGAACCTAATCATGTTGTCACAGTGGGTTCAATGCCTGTCAATGTATTGGGATCGTTGCCTGGGATTTTGATGGTAGGGACAATTCCAGTCAATCCAAAAGCACCAAAGATTGATAAAGAATGTGTTCTTGCTTCAGATGGTAACCCAGTCTAA
- the LOC122068758 gene encoding GDSL esterase/lipase At1g09390-like — protein sequence MKGSCMVCVLRIGMVVWSIGVLWNSIPIGCEEECKRKAVLFNFGDSNSDTGGLAAGLGYNITLPYGRTFFRRSTGRLSDGRLVLDFLCQSLNTSLLSPYLDSVGSNFTNGANFAIVGSSTLPKSIPFALDVQVKQFLHFKARSLQITSQPQGCSRLLVDDEGFLNALYMIDIGQNDLSDSFSKNLSYEQVVQRIPSILAQIKSSVKTIYEEGGKNFWIHNTGPLGCLPQKLSLVRKTVQDLDRYGCIRSYNKAAEFFNEGLHALCEEMRSEMANATIVYVDIYGIKYDIIANSTKYGFENPLMACCGYGGPPYNYDLRLTCGQSGCRVCNEGSRFIIWDGIHYTEAANTMIASKILSTAYSTPQLKFNFFCQV from the exons atgaaaggaaGTTGTATGGTTTGTGTTTTACGAATTGGAATGGTGGTATGGAGCATTGGTGTTCTATGGAATAGCATACCAATCGGGTGTGAAGAAGAATGCAAGAGAAAGGCGGTGTTATTCAACTTTGGGGATTCAAACTCAGACACAGGCGGCCTCGCAGCTGGGCTCGGCTATAACATCACCCTCCCATATGGCCGTACTTTCTTCCGTCGTTCCACCGGCCGACTGTCCGACGGTCGCTTAGTTCTCGATTTCCTCT GTCAGAGTTTGAATACAAGTCTTTTGAGTCCATACCTGGACTCAGTGGGGTCGAATTTTACAAATGGAGCAAATTTCGCGATTGTTGGTTCTTCAACCCTACCAAAATCTATTCCTTTCGCTTTGGATGTTCAAGTTAAGCAATTCCTTCATTTCAAGGCTCGCTCGCTCCAGATCACTTCTCAACCTCAAG GTTGTTCAAGGCTCCTGGTTGATGATGAAGGTTTTCTCAATGCACTTTACATGATCGACATTGGACAAAATGATCTATCCGATTCCTTCTCTAAAAATCTATCCTATGAACAAGTCGTCCAAAGAATCCCATCTATCCTTGCACAAATCAAATCTTCTGTTAAG ACTATATATGAGGAAGGTGGCAAGAATTTCTGGATCCATAATACTGGGCCGTTGGGCTGTCTTCCCCAAAAGCTATCATTAGTTCGCAAAACTGTTCAAGATCTTGACAGATATGGATGTATACGCTCATACAACAAGGCTGCAGAGTTTTTTAATGAAGGTCTGCATGCTCTTTGTGAAGAGATGAGATCTGAAATGGCGAATGCCACCATTGTCTATGTAGATATTTATGGCATCAAGTATGATATCATTGCTAACTCAACCAAATACG GTTTTGAGAATCCTTTAATGGCGTGTTGTGGTTATGGTGGCCCTCCATACAACTATGATCTTCGCTTAACATGTGGACAGAGTGGATGCCGTGTTTGTAATGAGGGATCACGCTTCATAATTTGGGATGGAATTCATTACACTGAAGCAGCCAACACCATGATTGCATCCAAAATATTGTCTACAGCTTATTCCACACCACAATTGAAATTCAACTTTTTTTGCCAAGTGTGA
- the LOC122068759 gene encoding GDSL esterase/lipase At1g09390-like → MKGNCMVCVLRIGMVVWCIGVVWNRKPIGCDEECKRKAVIFNFGDSNSDTGGLAAGLGYNITLPYGRAFFRRSTGRFSDGRLVLDFLCQSLNTSLLSPYLDSVGSDFTNRANFTIVGSSTLPKSIPFALDVQVKQFLYFKARLLQITSQPQDFLNTLYMIDIGQNDLSNSFSKNLSYSQVIQRIPSILAQIKSAVKTIYEEGGKNFWIHNTGPLGCLPQKLSLVRKTVQDLDRYGCIRSYDEAAEFFNEGLRALCEEMRSEMANATIVYVDIYGIKYDIIANSTKYGFENPLMACCGYGGPPYNYDIRLTCGRRGCRACNKRTRFIIWDGIHYTEAANTMIASKILSTAYSTPQLKFNFFCQV, encoded by the exons atgaaaggaaATTGTATGGTTTGTGTACTACGAATTGGAATGGTGGTATGGTGCATTGGTGTTGTATGGAATAGAAAACCAATCGGCTGTGACGAAGAATGCAAGAGAAAGGCGGTGATATTCAATTTTGGGGATTCAAACTCAGACACAGGCGGCCTCGCAGCTGGACTCGGCTATAACATCACCCTCCCATATGGCCGTGCTTTCTTCCGCCGTTCCACCGGTCGATTCTCCGACGGTCGCTTAGTTCTCGATTTCCTCT GTCAGAGTTTGAATACAAGTCTTTTGAGTCCATACCTGGATTCAGTGGGGTCAGATTTTACGAATAGAGCAAATTTCACGATTGTTGGTTCTTCAACCCTACCAAAATCTATTCCTTTCGCTTTAGATGTTCAAGTTAAGCAATTCCTTTATTTCAAGGCTCGCTTGCTCCAGATCACTTCTCAACCTCAAG atttcCTCAATACACTTTACATGATTGACATTGGACAAAATGATCTCTCCAATTCCTTCTCTAAAAATCTATCCTATTCACAAGTCATCCAAAGAATCCCATCTATCCTTGCACAAATCAAATCTGCTGTTAAG ACTATATATGAGGAAGGTGGCAAGAATTTCTGGATCCATAACACTGGGCCGTTGGGCTGTCTTCCCCAAAAGCTATCATTAGTTCGCAAAACTGTTCAAGATCTTGACAGATATGGATGTATACGCTCATACGACGAGGCTGCAGAGTTTTTTAATGAAGGTCTGCGTGCTCTTTGTGAAGAGATGAGATCTGAAATGGCAAATGCCACCATTGTCTATGTAGATATTTATGGCATCAAGTATGATATCATTGCTAACTCAACCAAATACG GTTTTGAGAATCCTTTAATGGCTTGTTGTGGTTATGGTGGCCCTCCATACAACTACGATATTCGCTTAACATGTGGACGGAGAGGATGCCGTGCTTGTAATAAGAGAACACGCTTCATAATTTGGGATGGAATTCATTACACTGAAGCAGCCAACACCATGATCGCATCCAAAATATTGTCTACAGCTTATTCCACACCACAATTGAAATTCAACTTTTTTTGCCAAGTGTGA
- the LOC122068766 gene encoding probable boron transporter 2: MEETFIPLRGIKNDLNGRLMCYKEDWTGGFKAGFRILAPTMYIFFASAIPVISFGEQLERNTDGVLTTVQTLASTALCGIIHSFVGGQPLLILGVSEPTVLMYTFMFNFAKNRTDLGPTLFLPWTGWVCVWTAILLFLLSILGACSIINRFTRLAGELFGLLIAMLFMQQAIKGLVEEFRIPKRENPKLIAFLPSWRFANGMFALVLSFGLLLTALRSRKARSWRYGSGSLRGFIADYGVPLMVLVWTAVSYIPSGSVPTRIPRRLSSPNPWSPGAYENWTVIKDMLNVPVLYIIGAFIPATMIAVLYYFDHSVASQLAQQKEFNLRKPSSFHFDLLLLGFMVILCGLIGIPPAHGVIPQSPMHTKSLATLKHQLLRNRLVATARKIMRKNASLGQLYGSMQEAYQQMQTPLIYQQPATQGLKELKESTIQLASSMGNIDAPVDETVFDVEKDIDDLLPIEVKEQRLSNLLQSLMVGGCVAAMPFLKMIPTSVLWGYFAFMAIESLPGNQFWERILLLFTAPSRRYKVLEEYHATFVETVPFKTIAFFTLFQTAYLLICFGITWIPIAGLLFPLMIMLLVPVRQYILPKFFKGAFLADLDAAEYEEAPALPMNLETEGDRVVIRANFAEEELLDELITRSRGEIRHIYSPKVTSSTATPAKDPKSLQSPQISNTAYSPRISELKGNKSPQLGGRGPNSPRTGEAKPSNLGQNARSSTSN, translated from the exons ATGGAGGAGACCTTTATACCATTACGAGGAATCAAGAATGATCTTAATGGGAGGTTGATGTGCTACAAGGAAGACTGGACTGGAGGTTTTAAGGCTGGCTTCAG GATTTTGGCTCCCACCATGTACATATTCTTTGCTTCTGCAATCCCAGTTATTTCATTCGGTGAACAATTGGAGAGAAATACAG ATGGGGTTCTGACAACGGTTCAAACATTAGCATCTACTGCATTGTGTGGAATTATACACTCATTTGTTGGAGGTCAACCTTTGCTGATTCTAGGAGTTTCCGAGCCGACTGTGCTTATGTATACATTCATGTTTAACTTTGCAAAAAATAGAACCGATTTGGGGCCAACGCTTTTCCTACCATGGACTGGATG GGTATGCGTGTGGACTGCGATCCTTCTGTTCTTGCTATCTATTCTAGGTGCTTGCTCCATTATCAATAGGTTTACTCGATTGGCAGGAGAACTCTTTGGTCTGCTTATTGCAATGCTCTTCATGCAGCAAGCTATCAAA GGACTCGTGGAAGAGTTTCGCATACCCAAAAGAGAAAACCCAAAGTTAATAGCATTTCTACCTTCTTGGAGATTTGCCAATGGGATGTTTGCCTTAGTATTGTCATTTGGCCTTCTGCTTACAGCATTAAGAAGCCGGAAAGCACGGTCATGGCGATATGGATCTG GTTCACTTCGAGGCTTCATAGCAGATTATGGTGTTCCATTGATGGTTTTAGTCTGGACTGCCGTTTCCTACATACCATCTGGCAGCGTCCCCACAAGAATTCCTCGGCGCCTTTCCAGCCCAAATCCATGGTCACCTGGTGCATATGAGAATTGGACTGTCATTAAG GACATGCTAAATGTGCCCGTTCTTTACATAATCGGAGCTTTTATTCCAGCCACGATGATTGCGGTGCTGTACTATTTTGACCATAGTGTAGCATCTCAGCTGGCTCAGCAGAAAGAATTCAATTTGAGGAAGCCATCTTCTTTCCATTTTGATTTACTTCTTTTGGGGTTcatg GTCATATTGTGTGGTCTTATTGGAATCCCTCCAGCACATGGTGTCATACCACAATCTCCAATGCATACAAAGAGTTTAGCAACACTCAAGCACCAG TTGCTACGCAACCGTCTCGTGGCAACAGCACGCAAAATTATGCGTAAGAATGCAAGCTTGGGGCAATTATATGGAAGTATGCAAGAGGCTTATCAACAGATGCAGACTCCATTGATCTACCAGCAGCCAGCAACTCAA GGACTAAAGGAACTCAAGGAGTCTACAATTCAATTGGCTTCAAGCATGGGAAATATTGATGCTCCAGTTGATGAGACAGTATTTGATGTTGAGAAGGACATTGATGATCTTCTGCCTATTGAGGTCAAAGAACAGAGGCTTAGCAACTTGCTTCAATCTTTGATGGTGGGAGGCTGTGTTGCAGCGATGCCTTTCCTTAAAATGATTCCGACTTCAGTTCTTTGGGGCTACTTTGCCTTCATGGCTATTGAAAGTTTACCTGGCAACCAATTCTGGGAGAGGATCCTATTGCTCTTCACTGCTCCAAGCAGAAGATACAA AGTGCTTGAGGAGTACCATGCGACTTTCGTGGAAACTGTTCCTTTCAAGACAATTGcattttttactctttttcagACAGCATACTTGCTCATTTGTTTTGGTATTACATGGATTCCAATTGCTGGTCTCCTGTTCCCTTTGATGATCATGCTTTTGGTTCCTGTGAGACAGTACATCCTGCCCAAGTTTTTCAAAGGGGCATTCCTTGCAGATTTAGATGCCGCGGAATATGAAGAAGCACCGGCTTTACCAATGAACCTAGAAACT GAGGGAGACCGGGTTGTAATAAGAGCCAATTTTGCAGAGGAAGAACTTTTAGATGAACTCATTACTCGGAGCCGAGGTGAGATAAGGCATATATACAGTCCAAAAGTAACAAGTTCCACAGCAACTCCGGCAAAAGATCCCAAGAGCCTTCAAAGTCCTCAGATCTCAAATACAGCATATAGCCCTCGTATAAGTGAACTGAAAGGGAATAAAAGCCCCCAGCTTGGTGGGAGAGGGCCTAACAGTCCAAGGACTGGAGAAGCAAAGCCATCTAATTTGGGACAGAATGCTCGGAGCTCAACTTCAAATTAG